The window GCGCCGGCTGGGTCGAGTGGGTGTACGCGCGTGACCTCCTCGCGGACGGCCTGCTGGCCGACGCGGGTGACGGGGACGTTCGCATCCGCCCGTCGGTCGAGGATCCCGAGTCCGTGCTGATCGAGCTGAACTCGCCGTCCGGGCACGCCATGTTCGAGGCATCCGCCCAGGAGCTGGCCGACTTCCTCGACCGCACCTACGACGTGGTGCTGCCGGGCAACGAGCACCTCTGGGTCGACGTAGACGACGCGCTCACGCACCTCATCCCCCACGATCTGGCCTGATGACGGGCTCGCAACGGCGGAGTGACACCCCGGTGTCGAAGCCGTTTTCGGGGTCCGATATGGTTTTTCCACACCACGGCGACGGCGGTTCGAGCCCCTGGAGCGGCTAGTCGGCAAGTGGTGCAGTGCGGATGTAGCGCAGCTGGTAGCGCATCACCTTGCCAAGGTGAGGGTCGCGGGTTCGAATCCCGTCATCCGCTCGGTAGGCTCTCGAGGCCTGGCACGGTGGAGTGGCCGAGAGGCGAGGCAACGGCCTGCAAAGCCGTGTACACGGGTTCGAATCCCGTCTCCACCTCGCGCGATTAGCTCAGCGGGAGAGCGCTTCCCTGACACGGAAGAGGTCACTGGTTCAATCCCAGTATCGCGCACCACATGTTTTCGCAGGTCAGAAGCCCTGTCCCTCCCCGGAGGGGCGGGGCTTCAGTCGTCAGTCGGCGATGGCCGCAGGTGCGGGAACCACGACACCAGCTTCGCCCCCGGATACCGCGACGCCGGCGACCGCAGCCAGCGCTCCTCCAGGATGTCCAGGATCTGGTTCACCATCGCCGGCGTCACGTGGCCGTACACGCGGGTGATGCCCTTCATCTTCTGGCCCAACCGTGCGCACCGCGGAACCTTCGGGATCCCGTCCTCGGTCAGCCAGGTGCCGTGGGAGTGCCGCCCTTCGTGGAAGGTGAACGTCGGCAGAATCGGCGGCCGCCGCTCCCCCACCCGGAGCCGCCCAGTTCGACTCCGTCCCACGCCCGCTGCCAGACACGGATCCGGAAGTTCGCGCGCCGCCACGGATGCCCCCTCAGGCGTGCACATCAGGTCAGTTCCTGATCTTTGACGTTCCAGGATTCACTGGTGGTGCGGCCGGTCGCATCGGTGGTGCTCAGGGCACGGTCGGCGTCGTCATAGGTCACCTGGCACTCTGCTGCCTCGCCGGACGGATGGTCGCCACAGATACCCAACGCGTCTTCGTAATGCTTGC of the Amycolatopsis sp. NBC_01488 genome contains:
- a CDS encoding SsgA family sporulation/cell division regulator — translated: MRNDHVTLRSTAVFDLLAPRTPAVPVKVELRYDTRDPYAVVAAFRTGRAGWVEWVYARDLLADGLLADAGDGDVRIRPSVEDPESVLIELNSPSGHAMFEASAQELADFLDRTYDVVLPGNEHLWVDVDDALTHLIPHDLA